A stretch of the Panicum virgatum strain AP13 chromosome 9N, P.virgatum_v5, whole genome shotgun sequence genome encodes the following:
- the LOC120689399 gene encoding uncharacterized protein LOC120689399, whose translation MGLNYMSLLTPSKAPFYGIIPGNSSTPIGSVTLLVTFGTEQNFRTEYIKFEVADFESSYHAILGRPALAKFMAIPHYVYLLLKMPGNTGILSLRGDLLKSFECDKEAIDHAATIRVPSSVSEILAVAKELSLNKDSTPSKKPSQSSVKPTGNVGTKTIKLQEGDDSKTAIIGAGLGDK comes from the coding sequence atgggcctcaactacatgagcCTACTGACTCCAAGCAAGGCCCCATTCTACGGCATTATTCCCGGAAATTCTTCTACACCGATTGGCTCGGTCACCCTCCTGGTCACATTCGGTACAGAACAAAACTTTCGGACGGAgtacatcaagttcgaagtagccgacttcgaatcctCCTACCATGCCATACTAGGAAGACCTGCGCTGGCTAAGTTCATGGCAATACCACACTACGTGTACctactcctcaagatgccaggcaacacaggaaTACTCTCCTTGcgaggagacctcctcaagtcctttgAGTGCGACaaagaagcaatagatcatgctgccacaatcCGAGTCCCTAGCTccgtcagcgaaatacttgctgtAGCTAAGGAACTCTCCCTCAACAAGGATTCAACGCcatccaagaagccaagccagtcGTCGGTTAAGCCAACCGGCAacgtgggcaccaagactataaagctacaagagggagatgacTCCAAAACTGCTATCATCGGAGCTGGCctgggcgacaaatag